The following are from one region of the Dehalococcoidia bacterium genome:
- a CDS encoding type II toxin-antitoxin system VapC family toxin, which produces MKRYLLDTTTIIDLAKGAGAAPQRLRRAISAGDELGVCPVIVCEFEAGLLSADRLVWEGLLQRLQFWPISLEAAQHAAADRCAFARRGIRLSSTDAPIAAVAREFDAVLVTGNVKDFPQTDLQVVSWRR; this is translated from the coding sequence GTGAAGCGCTACCTGCTGGATACGACAACCATCATCGACCTCGCAAAAGGAGCAGGGGCCGCGCCGCAGCGGCTCCGCCGGGCCATCTCGGCCGGCGATGAGCTCGGTGTCTGCCCGGTGATCGTGTGCGAATTTGAAGCTGGCCTTCTGTCCGCCGATCGGCTTGTCTGGGAAGGGCTGCTGCAACGTTTGCAATTCTGGCCGATCTCGCTCGAAGCCGCGCAGCACGCCGCTGCCGATCGATGTGCGTTCGCTCGCCGCGGTATCCGCCTTTCGAGCACTGATGCGCCGATCGCGGCCGTCGCGCGCGAGTTCGACGCGGTGCTCGTGACCGGCAACGTCAAGGACTTTCCTCAGACCGATCTGCAGGTTGTCTCCTGGCGGCGGTAG